Genomic window (Chitinophaga parva):
TAGGCCGGCGCCATGAAGGCGACGGTAAAAAAGAGCACGACAATGAGTGCCTGACGGACTAAGTGTGTAGGCTTTCTTTTCATACGTGGTGAATTAGTAAATGGTTGAGGGCTGTGGTAGCCGGTTCATGGAATTTTGGTGACAGTTACAGTTTTCAAATCGGGCTTTTGCGCAAAAGCGGTATTTATTCATGAAGCAGCACCTGGTTCCCGATGCCGCTGATCTTAAGATGGTGAATGGCTGCCAGTACGGCCACCGCCTGTGCGGGGTCCATGTGGAGATCCAGTTCTGTGGTATAGCGTGTAGCCTTTACCGTAGCCGAGGTAGCGGTAATGCGTACGCCGAAGTTCTTTTCCATGAGCACGGCCATGTCTGCAAACGAAGCGTCGTTCAGTACCAGGGAACCATGCTGCCAGGCCAGCGCATCCGGCTCCATGGCCTGCACGCGCAGGGTGTGCGCTGTTTTATCCAGCAGCAGGGCCTTGCCTTGCGTGAGCACAGTGCCTCCACCGGCGCCTTCCACCTTTACCCGGCCGCTGCGCACGCTGATCTCCATAGTATGCAGTGCCGTATAGGCGTTTACGTTAAACGAGGTGCCCAGCACCGTGGTATGGAGGTCGCCGCTCTGCACGGTAAAAGGAGCGGAGGCGTTGGTCTTCACGTCAAAGAAAGCTTCACCGTCCACCACTTCAATGTGCCGGTGGGCACGGAAATCGTCGGCAATGCGTACGGTTGATCCGGCGTTGAGTGTCATCCGGGAACTGTCCGGCAATTGGAGGGTGCGTTGCTCCCCGTTGCGGGTATGCACTTCGTGGTAGGCCAGGGTGGAGGAAGGGCCTGCCTGCCGGTACCACCAGGCACCCAGGGCCAGCCCGCTTACCATTGCGGCAGCAGCGGTGGTGCGCACCCAGCGGCGGCGGTGGAAGGCGATTAAAATCGATTTAGCAGGCACCAATGCGGGACGGATGTGTTGCCACATTTCCTCGCTGATGCGGGCTTCCTCTTCCGCGGTGAGTTGCACCGGTGCTTCGGCGTCAAAATGCTGGTACCATTGTTCCACGGCGTGGCCTTCAGCAGGTGTATGCCGGCCCAGTAAATAACGCTGCAGCAGCTGGCGGATCTTTCTTACTTCCAAAACGTGCGTTTTATAGCTTATACAGAAAACGGACTGGTAGTACCAGTGCTGGTGAAAATTTTTTTCATACGTGGCAGGCCCCGGAAGGAACCGCTTTATTCACATATATGCGTAGTGTACACCAGGTACTAGTCCGGGTTTGATTTTTTTTAACAGGTTGGAGCGCTGAGCAGGTAACCCTTTCCGCCTGCTGGTAAAACAGGTTGGCATGCCGCGCAGGTGGTTGTTCCCATTTGCCGGCAGCTGCATATGGCAGGGCACAGGTGGCGTAGACAGCAGGATGAAATTGTTTTCAGGAACGGATATGACAGAATAAGTAGAACAAAAGGATGGCCCATTCGCCGGCGCTATTGGGGGCCAGGGCGGTACGCAGTCTCTTGAGGGCTTCTGTAAGCTGGTTCTTTACGGTTTGCTCTGAAACGTCCAGCTGGGCTGCAATTTCTTTGATGGGCAGGTCCTGTTCCCGGCTCATGCGGAACACTTGTTGCATGCGGGCAGGCAGCCTGCCCACTTCCGCGGCAATGCGGGCTTCCAGTTCCTTGGTCTCCGTGAGCTGGCTGGCAGCGGGTGTGTCGAGGATGTCAAAAAGCGCGGCTTTTTTGATCTCACCTGCCTGGAAGGCAAAGTGGCTGATCACCCGGTACTTGATGGCCGTAAATAAGTAAGGGGCCAGGCCGGCGCCGGACGGAAGGGATATTTCCTGGCGGCGTTTCCACAGGGAGATCATCACTTCCTGCACTAGGTCTTTGGCCTCGTCCGGGTCTACCCGCTGGCAGGCCTTGGTGTACAGGGCTTTCCAATACCGGTCGTACAGCTGCCGGAAGGCGGCCGTATCGTCTTGCTGCACGGCAGTGAGCAGTGCAGCGTCAGTTGGTAAAGACTCGTACCCGTGCATGTTAGAGGGAGAAGAAGTAAATGATACTGTTATCTGGCAGGGCCGAAAAATAATAAAACCCGGTGAATTGGCATGGGTAATTTTTGAAACCGGTGCGGGCCATGCCGGTGACAAACGGGGCTTTTCCTGGTACGATCTGTGGGTAAAACGATTTCAATACGAAATAATTCTGTAGAAATTCTAAATTTGCTGCTGGTTTTTCCTGAAGCTTCACCGCCCCGGCGGGACAATTTTACGCTGTACCTGATGAGAGTTACGATCAATTGCATGCTGGCTGCATTCACATTAAAGAAGAGCGCCTTTATCATAATATGCTTGTGCGCCTTTGCTGGTAGCGGGTTTGCGCGGGCGGTGGCAGGGTCGCCCAATGCCGTGGATACCCTGCTCACGGACACCCTGCCCACGGACACGCTGCCGCATGGGTCCCCCGCCATCACCGCGGCCGATACCACCGTGCTTTACCGCATTAACAGCACTTATTTCCTGAGCATCTGGCAAGACCTGAAATACACGGTGGCCAGGCCTGCCCACTGGGAGAAAAAGAACTGGCTGCAATTTGGCGCCGTAGCCGCCGGCACCGGTGTGCTGCTTGGGGCAGATCACTCCATCAAGCAGTTCATGATGCATAACCAGACGGTCACTACTACCCATATTACCAACCAGGTGGAGCCCTGGGGCAATGCGTATGCGCCTTACCTGATAGGCGTGGGCTACCTTACCGGGGTGGTGCTGCACGACCGTAAGCTGGAAAGCGGCAGCCTGATGGCCGCTAAATCCCTCGTGATCTCCACGGCTATCTACACCGCTATCAAGAGCGTAGTGCGGCGGGGACGCCCCACCTATTATGATGGCAACGTGAATTTCAGGCCTCCATTCAGTTCAGATAAATACCATACCTCGTTCCCCTCGGGGCATAGCAACACCGTGATGACAGTGGCCACTGCCCTTGCGGAGCTGTATGGCAAGGACTATCCCTGGGTGCCGTATGTGGCCTACAGTGTGGCTGGTCTTACGGGCATTACCCGCATGTATGAGAACCGCCACTGGAGCAGTGATATCCTGGTGGGGATGGCCCTGGGGCATTTCGTGACCCAGAGCGTATTCCGCCACTACCGGGAGCGGGAACATAAGCTGGCGCTGAAAATGCAGCAATACCATTAGGCAATAGTGTGAGATCCATACCCGTAAGCGGTTGTATCCCAATGGATGCAGCCGTTTTCTGTTGGTGAAAATATTCGCATCCGGAAGGGAAAAATTTCGCAGGCGATATTTGATACCACCCTTTTTTTAACTTGCACTTATGGAACAACTCACCATCCGCCCATTGGCATATGACGACGCTACCATAGCGGCCCTGGCGGAGCTGATCGTGGAAACGGTGGCCCATGGCGGTTCTGTGAGCTTCATGCATCCCTTTTCAATGGAAGATGCCCGCGCATTCTGGCAAAGTTCCCTGCACGCGGCAGGGGAGGGTAGCCGCATCGTGCTGGGTGCTTTCCTGGATGGTGCGCTGGCCGGTACCCTCACCCTGCTGCTGGAGTGCCCGCCTAACCAGCCCCACCGCGCCGAACTGGCTAAGATGATGACCGCCGTAACACACCGTGGCAAGGGCATTGCCCGCGCACTGGCCCTGGAAGCAGAAAAGCTGGCAAAGCAGCATGGCAAGTCCCTTATCAACCTGGATACCGCGGAAGACGAGGGTGCGGCCGGCCTGTATGAAAAGCTGGGCTATATCCGTGCCGGCCTTATCCCGGATTATGCCCTGAAGCCGCATGGCGGGCTAACGGGCACCATTCTTTATTACAAGCGCATTTAATCCCTATCCACCTGCATGAGCGTACAACCGGTTCACAAACTCAGGAAAGTATTAGGCGTAGCCTTTGGCATCGCCATCGTGGTGGGCAGCACCATTGGCGTGGGCATTTTGCGTACACCGGGCAGCATAGCAGCCCTGGTGCCCAGCGCCCCGCTCATCATGGCGTGCTGGGTGGTACTGGGGCTTTACATCCTGCTGTGCGCCGCATCGTACGCGGAGCTTACCGCCATGCTACCCAAGGCCGGAGGGGCTTACAACTACATTAAATATGCGTTTGGTAATTATGCAGGTTTCCTGAACGGGTGGCTGGATTATATCTGCAACATTACTGCGCCGGCGTATTTCTGTATTGTGATCAGCGAGTATGCGGTACTGTTATGGCCGGCCATGGTGCCTTTCAAGACCCTGGTGGCGCTAGGGGTACTGACGTTGTTTACCGCTATCCACCTGCCCGGGATCAGGGGCGGCGCGGCTACCCAGCAATTTACCAGTGGCCTCAAAGTGTTGCTCTTCCTGGTGCTGGTTGTAGGTTGTTTTGCCAGCGGGCATGCCAGGGGATTTGCGCCGGCGGCCAGGCCTTTGCTGCAGGGTGGACTGGTGTTGGGTATCATCAAATCATTGCAGCTCATCATGGGTACGTATGACGGGTGGATGTCGGTATCATTTTTTGCGGAAGAAAATGAAGACCCCGGCCGCAGCGTGCCCCGTGCTTACTTACTGGGCGCCCTGATGCTGATGATCATTTATGTGCTGATCAATGCCGCCATCCTGTACGTACTGCCGGTGCAGGCCATCGCCAGCTCGCCGCTGGCTGCGGCTGATGCGGCTGGCGTGGCATTTGGCAAATGGAGCGCCCCTTTCATGGTCATCATTTCCCTGTTCTCTTTACTCAGTATTCTAAATGCTTACATGATGATCCCTGCGCGCATTTTATTTGGCCTTTCGCGCGATGGTTTTTTTGTGCAGGCGGGAACCCGTGTGAATAAAGGCGGTACACCCTGGGTGGCATTGGCCATCTGTTACGTGATCACGGCGGTGCTGATCATTGTAAGCTCTTTTGAGCAATTGTTCACGCTGGCAGCGTTTATGATGAACATCACCACCGCCTTTACCTTTGCCTCCCTCATTGTGCTGCGCCGGCGGGAGCCCTTGCTGCCACGGCCTTACCGGGCATGGGGCTATCCGTTTTCCACCTGGCTGTCCATCCTTGTTACGCTGGCGTTACTGGTGGCTTTTGCGGTGAGCGATACCCGCAGTTTGCTGATCGTGCTGGGTATGATCGCGGCTTCTTATCCTTTGTACAAATTTGTGATCATTAAAAGGTAACGACAGGTGCTACCTGGTAAGGTGCCTGTTTGCGGTGCACAACCGGTAATGTCCGTTGTGGCCACTTTCCAGTATTGGGGGTGGTTTAACGGGAGGAAGTGTGAATTTTTTTATTAACTTCAGAAGATAAAACCCCAACTCCAATGCAACCAAAGATCGCTCGCTGGTACCTGTACATGGTGCCAGTACTGGCCCTCATCCTCGCGTTTGCCGTAGGCCATGTCCCGTATCAATATTATGTACCCGTATGGATGCTGAATAGCCTGTTGATGTTACAGGCGCTGCGCATATTGAGCGCCGGCACGCGGCCGGCAATACGTACGTTTGCCTGGCTCTCGGTGCTGCCCTGGGTGGCGTTTACCATTTTTGCAGGCATGGGGCGCCCGCCCCAGACCACGGAAGGGTGGGCCTTGCTGGCCACGGAACAGGAAGTGCGGTTTGCCATACTCATTGCAGGCAGCATTTCGGTGATGCTGGGGCTGTCTGTTATAGGCCAGGCATTGCGCGAAGCGGGCGCCGGGCTTCGCGGCCAACTGGCTGTGGCTGCGGGTTTCATGGCTACGCCGTTGTTCATTATCAATATGGCCTTTTGGGGCGCTTGCCTGCCCATTGCCATGCAACATTTTATGGCGAGCGGCGCACCGGAGGCAAGGCCGGACCTATGGGCGCCTTTGAAATACCTGTTCTTTGAAATTGCCAGCGTGGCGGGCCTGTTGTATTACCTGTGCGCCTTGTTACTGGCGGCCGGACTGGCACAGGTGGGCTGGATGAAACCGCGTAGTGCGCGGGTGGTGGGCGGTATCTGTATCGTGGCCATGGTGCTCTCCATCCTGCCACCGGGATTGCCCACCCCATTGGATGTTTTGTCTTACTTCGTGTCTATTCCTGCTATTGGTTTCCTGTTGTTTTATTACATGGCGCTGCACCTGCTTTCCTTAAAGGACAAGGAGGTATAAACACGAAAGCCCGCCACCAGGGCGGGCCTCCATGTTTATCAGGATAATGGAGATTACAGGCTGTTTTGTGCACGGGCTGTATCCGTCACAGATTTGGTGTCCGGCTTTACGGCACCCGTGGCGTTGATGATGTACTTGATCGTCACCGCGGTGCTGTCTTTTGCATTAGGAATACCAGACAGCAGGAAGGTGTAAATGTTTCCCTCCGTGAGGCTTACAGTGCGGCTGGTGCTTACCCCCGCGCTGCTGCTTACATTCAGCGTAAAGTTGCCCGCGCTGGCAGCGGCAAAGTCAGACACGCCACCAAAGGCCAGTTGCACGTCGCCATGCCCATTGTTGATATGCAGGGCGGCAGAATCCGGCACTGCATTCACATAGCGTACCAGGGCCGTGCCTTTGTCGGTTTGCAGGCTGTCTACATTGTCTTTCGTTACTACGTTGCGGTAGTTGCCTTTGGCGCCCATTACAAAAATGGAGTAATACTGGGTCGTGTCCAGTTGCGCGGTGCTGCTGGCCAGCAGGGTACCGTTCCAGTAGTTGTACGAACGTACATTGCGCTGGCCGGGCCATGCAGCCAGGTAGCCGCCGGTATAGCTTTGGTAATAAATGGGAGCAATGATAAAGCCGCCACCGGAAAGATCTACCCCGATATTGGACTGGTCAGGGGCCAGGTTAAAGGCCATGATCCCGGCCACGGGTACATTCGGATGATCGTTGTCATGATCTTTGTTACAAGCAATCAGGAACAGGCCTCCCAAGAGCACGACGCCCAGCATCGCAAGCATGTTTCTCGTTTTCATTTTGCAGGTTTTTTTTCAGTTAAGCGATTTCAATGGAACAATGTTACAGCTGTTACAGCCGTGGTTGTAACGCGCAGGTGTTATTATAGACAGCCGCATGGGCAAAGGGTTTATTTTTTTAAGGAATCCTTAACAAAATCGATTTAAGCAAGCATTGTGCCTGCGCTACCGGGCGCTGCGGAAAAATAAGGGTTGCGGGAAAACGCCTGCTGCGTTGTCCTGGTTGGGATGCCGGGAAGGCGCATGAAACACGGCTGGCGCTGGAAGAGCGGCACGCCGTGCCTGGTCCGGGTTCACGTACGCCTGGGCTAACTAAGGCCATCGTATTTAACCCTGCTGCCCATTAACAGGGTGACCATTTTTTATTTACTTTTAGCCCCGGTTTACCGGGCCTAAGGTCTTGCGCTGCAGCACGTCCCCGTGCGCTACCATCTGCGCCCACCATGCCCTTATTTTTTTACCTGCCCAAGGGCCCACGTTACTTCATTCAGTTATGAGAAAATTTCTCGACGAAGATTTTTTACTGCGCGGGGAAGTTGCCCGCCAGCTGTACCATGATTACGCCGCCACCATGCCGGTGATCGATTATCACAACCACCTGCCGCCCGACCAGATCGCGGCCGACAAGCAGTTTGAAAACCTGACCCAGGCCTGGCTGTATGGCGACCATTACAAATGGAGGGCCATGCGCATACACGGCGTGGCAGAAGCATACTGTACCGGCGCTAAGAACGATTGGGAAAAGTTTGAACAATGGGCGGCCACCGTGCCTTACACGATGCGCAATCCCCTGTACCACTGGACCCACCTGGAACTGCGCCGCTACTTTGATGTACAGGAATTACTCAGCCCGGCCAGTGCTGCCAGCATTTACCGCGTGTGCAGTGAAAAACTGCAATCACCGGAATATTCCGTGCAGCACCTGCTGCGCAAAATGAAGGTAAGAACCCTCTGCACTACGGATGATCCGGCAGACAGCCTGGAATTTCACCAGCAGTTGCAGGGGCTGGACATCAAAGTGCGCCCGGCTTTCCGCCCGGATAAATCCCTGGCAGTGGAAGATCCGGAGCACTACAACGCTTACCTGGAGCGCCTTGGCGCGGCCGCAGGCATTAACATCCGCCGCTACCAGGACCTGCTGGATGCACTCAAAAACCGGCATGATTTCTTTGCGGCTATGGGCGGTACGGTAGCAGACCATGGACTGGACAAGCTGTATGTAGCGCCTTTCACCGCAGCGGGCATCAACGCCAGCTTCGACAAGGTAAGAGCAGGGCAAACCATTTCCCCGGAAGAAGTAGCTGCCTTCAAATCGGCCCTGATGCTGCAACTGGCGGAGTGGAACGCGGAGAAAGGGTGGGTGCAGCAGTTCCATTTGGGGGCGCTGCGCAATACCAACTCCCGCATGCTCAAGCTGCTGGGACCGGATACCGGCTGGGATGCCATTGGCGATTATCCGCAAGGCATCGCCCTGGGCCGCTTCCTGGACCTGCTGGAAAGCAAAAGTAAGCTGGCCAAGACCATCGTCTATAACCTGAACCCGGCTGATAATACCATGTTCTCCACCATTGCCGCCAGCTTCAATGACGGCAGCACACCCGGCAAGGTGCAGTACGGGGCTGCATGGTGGTTCCTGGACCAGAAAGATGGAATGACGGATCAGCTGAATGCCTTGTCCAACACGGGTTTGCTGAGCCGCTTCGTAGGCATGCTCACAGACTCCCGCAGCTTTTTATCGTATCCCCGCCATGAGTATTTCCGCCGCATCCTGTGTGACATGCTGGGCACGGAAATAGAGAACGGGGAACTGCCGCACGACATGTCCTGGATAGGCAAGATGGTGCAGGATATCTGCTACAACAATGCCGCATCGTACTTCGGTTTCTAAACGGCATTTACCTGAAATAAAAACACCGGTCATCCTGCAACAGTGACCGGTGTTTTTTTATGGCTATATCGCAGGGCTTACAATGCCAGCGATGACTTTACTTCTTTGATAGACTTGAGCAGGGTAGCGGTGTGCTGCTGCAGGGTATCGTACTCGCCGTTTTCCAGCACGCCGGCGGTAATGAGCTTGGAGCCCAGGCCCACGGCGCATACACCGGATTTGAACCAGGTGGTAAGGTTCTCTTTGTTACGTTCTACGCCACCGGTGGGGATGAACAGCTGGCCGGGGAAAAGTTCGCGCACGGAACTGATGAACGCGGGGCCTACAATATTGGCCGGGAAGATCTTGATCAGCGGGGCGCCGAGCATCTGGGCCTGCAGGATCTCGGTGGGGGTCATACAGCCGGGCACCCACATTTTGCCGGCGGCTTTTGCCACTTCGGCCACTTCGGGCAGTACCACGGGGCTCACCAGGAAATCTGCGCCGGCATCCAGGAATGCTTTGGCTTCTGCAGCACTTTTAATGGTGCCGGTACCCAGGAAAAGATCCGGGAATTGTTTGCCAGTTTCGGCCTTCAGGTAACGGAAGTTTTCCAGTGCTTTCTCACCGCGGTTGGTAAATTCCACCACGCGTACGCCGGCGTTGTACAGGGATTTCAGTACCTGCAGGCACACGGCAGGATCGGGCCAGTAAAAGAGGGGCAACAGGCTTTGGTCCAGCAGTTGTTGCAAGGGCGTGGAATTATTGCTCATTTGATAAAATGGTTTGATGAATCGTATCAACGCTACTGGTGGTAGCATCGCTTTCGATGAAAAGTTTATTAAAAGCCGCTGCAGCAGCAAATTCCAGGGTTTGTGGCCAGTTGTGCCCCTGTGTGTGGCCATAGAGCAGGCCCGCCATGAAGCAGTCGCCGCTGCCTACCTTATCCAGGATGGATGCAGCTTTGTACGTGCGGGATACGATGGCTTCCGTGCGGGTATTGAGTGCGGCATAATATAAGATGCCGCCGCCCGGCTGGTCAAAACGGAAGGTGTTTGCCACGGCTTTCACTTTAGGGAAAGCCGCCATGAGGGCCTGGCTGGAGCGGGTGGCCTGTGCCAGGTAATCCGCCTGGGTATTGCCTTCCGGCCGCAGTGCATCCACCGGTATGCCCAGCATTTTCTCTGCCGCCCACACATTACCCATTACCAAGGTACAATGTTTTACGAGGGAGGGCATCACCTGGTGGGGCGTCATCTTGTACTGCCAGAGGCGGGCGCGGTAATTAAGATCCACAGACATGGGAATGCCCAGGTCTGCCGCGGCCAGCACGGCGGCTTCGCAAATGGCGGCCAGGGACGCGTTCAGTGCGGGCGTGATGGCGCTGAAATGGAACCAGCTCACATCTTCCAGGATCTGCTCCCAGTTGATCTCCGCCGGCTGCAATTGTGCAAAGGAGGAATGGGCGCGGTCGTAGATCACGCCGGTGTGCTGCAGGTCATTGCCCTTGGGCAGGTAATACAGGCCCAGGCGGCCTTCCCGCAGGATCACCGGTGTGGTATCTATGCCTTGCTCCTGCAGGTATTGCAGCAGCGAAGCGGAGAGGGCGTTGTCTGGCAGGGCGGAGAGGTAAGCAGGCTGTAAGCCCCAGCGGGCCAGGGCGGTAGCTACATTGGCCTCGGCGCCGCCCACAAAAAAGGGAAGCTGGTGGGTATGCAGCCACTGGCCGCTGAGGTCAGGACAAATGCGCAGCAAGAGCTCCCCGAAGCAAAGTATTTTTTTCTTGGACATGACGGTTTTCGGTAATGCGGTTGATAACGTGGGTTTAAAGATAAAGGTTGAATTTAATTAAAAGGAGCAAAACAGCCGCTAACGGCGGTAATAATTACTATAACGTTTTCATGGAGGTACTTGTTTGGCTTTCCCGGTGGCATGGACCGCCCGTTTTTTGCAGCGGATTTAACAATTTTTTTTGTTTTTATTTTTCAGTCTGGATTATCATTATTATCTTGACATAAGAAAGAGCGCGGCTATTGATGTTTGCCACAACCAAATTCTAAACACATTACCTTTTAGCTAACATAGACAAGTATCACCCAGCATTGAGCCGATTGAGAATTTTTCCTGAAATCATTTATCAGTGCGATGTTGTAACGTTGTAGGGGTATACAGGGAAAACACAGTATCACTTATTTTTACAACCAAAATCGAAACTTTCACCCTGCCAGTTTTCGCCATACGGCGGCAGTGACATTTCATTAATCCATCAACACACTTATGTATCGCACGGCAACGAGGGTTGCTGCGGTACATTTTTATTTTACAGTTGACAATAAAGGCCCCGTTTTCCACGGGAGCGGCTCCCGTATGCCTGTTATGAGTGATGGTCAACAGATCTGAGCGCCTGCTGCAGCGGGGAGGGGAGGTCCATATGCCGGTATTGAACGATTTGTTTTTATAAGCATCAACCAAAATCTGAATCATTATGCGAAAAATTCTACTGCTGCTTAGCTGCATGCTGTTAGTAATGGCGTCTGTGGTACATGCACAGGTGCATCCCGTGAATGGGAAGATCGTGGATGAAAACGGGAGCCCCGTGCCGTTTGCATCCGTAAAATTAAAGGGGTCTAACACGGGTACCTATGCCGATGCCAAAGGCCTGTTTACCATTAATGTAAAGCATGGCGCTACGCTCAATGTAACCGGTGTAGGCTATGTGCCGGTAAATGTAACGGTGAATGGGAGCGAGGTGGCCGTTGTACTGAAAACGGATGTACAATCGCTCAATGAAGTGGTGGTAACCGGTTTGGGCGAAGCCACTTCCCGTAAGAAAGTGCCCATTGATGTGGCGAGCGTGAACTCGAAGAACTTTGCAAAGAGTGCCACCACTTCGCTGGAACAAAGCCTGCAGGGACAGATCGCGGGTGCGCAGATCGTGCAGGATAACGGGCAGCCGGGTTCCGGCTTCACCATCATCCTGCGTGGTGTGAACGCACTGAACGATCCCGGCCCCATGATCCTGGTGGATGGTGTTGAAAACAACGATATGAGCGCCCTGGATCCTTCCATGGTGGACCATGTGGAAGTGATCAAAGGCCCTGCTGCCGGCCAGCTGTACGGTGCCAAAGGTGCCAACGGGGTGATCCAGGTATTTACTAAAAAAGGCAGCCGTAATCAACGCCCCAGCATTACCCTTACCTCCAAGATAAGCAGTGACCAGATCCTGCGTACCGGCCGCTCCCTGGTGGCGGAAAAGCACCACTGGAAAACAGATGCACAGGGCAATATCCTGAACTCAGACGGGGAAGTGCTGAAGCCGGACGCAAACGGCTACTGGGAAGATCCCGTGGAGGACCTGGACGTGAATGCCAGCAACGACAAGCCATACAACATCCCAACCTATGACCACCTCAAACAAGGCTACCGTACCGCGCTGACCTACAACAACGCGCTGAACATCATTGGAGGCGGTAACAATTTTGACTATGCATTCGGCGCATCCCGCCTGGACCAGCAGGATGTGTTCAGCAATAACTTCAACCGTACGAACGTGACGGCCAACCTGGGCATGGAACTGGCCAAGGGCCTGACCCTGCGTAGCACTACGCAGGCCATTTTTGGGTATAACAACCTGCTGGGTGGTAACCGCTTTGCCATGGTGAACTCTTATCCCTTCATTGATCTTACACACCTGGATACCTCGGGTATGATCGTGCGCAAGGCCAAGAATGAGAACCAGATCAACTCCCTGTCTGAAAAGCAATGGCACGACCGGAATAACAAAAGCACGAAGATCTTTGAGAACGTGAACCTGAATTACAAGTTCCCGAAGTTTGTAGAAGTGGATTTCAAGTATGGCTATAACCTGGCCATCTATGATAACTACAGCATGTACAAAAACCAGGAAAGTGCCGTTACCAAGAACATCTACTGGGGCCCTTCTGTAGATGGCGCCATCACGGATTATTACGACCGGCAGCTGAACCAGAACGCGCTGACCACGTTGTTCTTCAGAACAGATTTCAAACAGGACTTCCACCTGGACGTGCCGCTGCACACCGTTACCCAGGCGGCGTACGACTGGCGCTCCTTTGATGAACGTTATTTCAAAGCGGTGGGCGTAGGGCTGCCCACGTTCCCGCCGTACAACCTGAACTCTGCCAACACCAAAACGGTGTATGATAACGATGGAGACGGTACCAACCAGCATATCCGCACTTTTGGTTACCTGGTAAGCCAGTCGTTTGATTATGATGACTGGATCGGGATCTCCGGCGGCTTCCGTGCTGACTATGCGTCTACTTTTGGCGCGGGCCAGAAAGCAGCTACCTTCCCGCGCGGAACCTTCTTTGTGCATCCTTCCCATTTTCTCCGCATAAGCTGGCTCAATGACTGGAAGCTGCGCGCAGCCTATGCCTCTGCCGGTACACCTCCCGGCGCTTATGACCGCCAGATCACACTGGATGCAGGTACCCTGGGCGTAGGCGGTGTGGCAGTGTCACTACCCGGTACGGCCTCTAACCCCGACCTGGTAACACAAAAAACCAAGGAACTGGAAATAGGCACCGACATTGCCGTGCTGCCTACTACCGGCGATTGGTTCAGTAAAGTGAGCCTGAACGCAACGTATTGGAAGCGCCGCGCGGAAGATATTATTCAGAATGCAGACGTGGCCCCTTCTACCG
Coding sequences:
- a CDS encoding bifunctional 4-hydroxy-2-oxoglutarate aldolase/2-dehydro-3-deoxy-phosphogluconate aldolase; protein product: MSNNSTPLQQLLDQSLLPLFYWPDPAVCLQVLKSLYNAGVRVVEFTNRGEKALENFRYLKAETGKQFPDLFLGTGTIKSAAEAKAFLDAGADFLVSPVVLPEVAEVAKAAGKMWVPGCMTPTEILQAQMLGAPLIKIFPANIVGPAFISSVRELFPGQLFIPTGGVERNKENLTTWFKSGVCAVGLGSKLITAGVLENGEYDTLQQHTATLLKSIKEVKSSLAL
- a CDS encoding sugar kinase; protein product: MSKKKILCFGELLLRICPDLSGQWLHTHQLPFFVGGAEANVATALARWGLQPAYLSALPDNALSASLLQYLQEQGIDTTPVILREGRLGLYYLPKGNDLQHTGVIYDRAHSSFAQLQPAEINWEQILEDVSWFHFSAITPALNASLAAICEAAVLAAADLGIPMSVDLNYRARLWQYKMTPHQVMPSLVKHCTLVMGNVWAAEKMLGIPVDALRPEGNTQADYLAQATRSSQALMAAFPKVKAVANTFRFDQPGGGILYYAALNTRTEAIVSRTYKAASILDKVGSGDCFMAGLLYGHTQGHNWPQTLEFAAAAAFNKLFIESDATTSSVDTIHQTILSNEQ
- a CDS encoding SusC/RagA family TonB-linked outer membrane protein, which produces MRKILLLLSCMLLVMASVVHAQVHPVNGKIVDENGSPVPFASVKLKGSNTGTYADAKGLFTINVKHGATLNVTGVGYVPVNVTVNGSEVAVVLKTDVQSLNEVVVTGLGEATSRKKVPIDVASVNSKNFAKSATTSLEQSLQGQIAGAQIVQDNGQPGSGFTIILRGVNALNDPGPMILVDGVENNDMSALDPSMVDHVEVIKGPAAGQLYGAKGANGVIQVFTKKGSRNQRPSITLTSKISSDQILRTGRSLVAEKHHWKTDAQGNILNSDGEVLKPDANGYWEDPVEDLDVNASNDKPYNIPTYDHLKQGYRTALTYNNALNIIGGGNNFDYAFGASRLDQQDVFSNNFNRTNVTANLGMELAKGLTLRSTTQAIFGYNNLLGGNRFAMVNSYPFIDLTHLDTSGMIVRKAKNENQINSLSEKQWHDRNNKSTKIFENVNLNYKFPKFVEVDFKYGYNLAIYDNYSMYKNQESAVTKNIYWGPSVDGAITDYYDRQLNQNALTTLFFRTDFKQDFHLDVPLHTVTQAAYDWRSFDERYFKAVGVGLPTFPPYNLNSANTKTVYDNDGDGTNQHIRTFGYLVSQSFDYDDWIGISGGFRADYASTFGAGQKAATFPRGTFFVHPSHFLRISWLNDWKLRAAYASAGTPPGAYDRQITLDAGTLGVGGVAVSLPGTASNPDLVTQKTKELEIGTDIAVLPTTGDWFSKVSLNATYWKRRAEDIIQNADVAPSTGSGALKSNLTTLSSRGVDLALDIITASMKNFQWNTAVRWGFAKTHVEDISNHQTVVAGMFGLQEKQDLGIFYGQTPLHSLDQLMVDGKTPYIAEADRGNYTLVNGNVVDTRTNAAKLTAANDLKVIGKSFPDFNASLINTFTIYQAFTVSFQFDWTHGNQIYNMTRQWLYRDKIAKDYDDVINVNGKSGAFAAYYTSMYNTLQPNGWYVEDGSFIRLRDLSLTYDATRLINARWMKRLAVTVSGRNLATFTKYKGLDPETTTAVDSQGSGISGVGAFKGVDYFTIPNLKSYQVGLNIGF